Genomic DNA from Acidimicrobiales bacterium:
GCTTCGTTGTCGGCGAAGTTCGTGAGCAGGCACAGGGCGGCGTGCCCTGGGTCGAGCAGGTCCTGCATCTGGTGGATGAACTCGTCGGAGATGCCGCGGTCGATCAGCTTGGCCAGCAGCGCGCCGGCGCCGCCGGTGACCGCGCCGGTCACGATCCCGCCCACCGGGCCGGCGACGAGCGTGCCGAGCAGTAGCCCCCAGAACGCCCCGCCGAGGCCACCCTCCACAGGAGTCATGTCGGTGGTCTCGACCTTGTGGGATCGGCCGTCGTCGTCCTTGGTGATGATGACGGCGTCGTCGATGCCGAGCTTGCCGTCCTTGGCCAGCCGCCCGGCGGCGATCAGCATCTCCTGGGCCTTCATCGGATCGTCGACACCGATGACGACGAGCTCTTGGGACACTGCGACCTCCGGCGAGGATCGAGGCGGACTGATCACCGAGCCTAGGGCGCTCCCCCGACACGGTCGGCGCGGGGATGGCGGTGCCGGGCCAGGCTCTCGCGGAACGCCGCGAACGTGGCGAAGCGTTGGAAGGCCGGTCCCCCCGACGGTCCGGTCACCGCCGGCTCGGCCCCCGCCTCGGCCGGCGTCCCGACCGACGTGTCGGACAGCTCGACGATGGCGAAGCGCCCCCGGCGGAGGTGGAAGCCGACGGCGCGGCAGCGCCGACAGCGGATCAGGGCCTCGGCGTCGGCCCCGTGCAGGAGGTGGGTGGGGCCGGCGGCGGCGAGGAGCTCGTCGCGCAGGCTGTTCGCGACCGGCCCGGCGTCGACGACCTCCCAGTGGTCGCCGTCGGTCGGCGCCGCCGGAGACTCGGGACGGGCAGCGGGCATCGCTTCGACTGTAGGAGTCGGCTCGTCGGCGCCCGCGGACCGTCGCCCTCGCCGAGGAGGGGCCCGGTGCCCCGCGATGCGGTAGCGTCGTCGTCGAACACGGGAGCCCGGGAGGCCGGGCTGAGAGGGAGGGGCCGAACCCCTCCGACCGTTCGAACCTGATCCGGGTCATGCCGGCGCAGGGAGGTTCGGTTCCGCGCCGTGTTCTCGAACCCGAGAGCATGTCCGATGCCCGACGACCACGTCGACGATCCCGAAGCCGTCACCGGGCACGACCCCGTCGACCGCGCCGGCCCGACCGTCGTGGTGGTGACCGGCGGCGACGCGCCCCGGCCCGCCGCGGTCGCGGAAGCCCGCGACGCCGCTCGGGGGGACCTGGTGGTGGTGGCGGCCGACTCCGGCGCCGCGCACGC
This window encodes:
- a CDS encoding DUF1269 domain-containing protein, which produces MSQELVVIGVDDPMKAQEMLIAAGRLAKDGKLGIDDAVIITKDDDGRSHKVETTDMTPVEGGLGGAFWGLLLGTLVAGPVGGIVTGAVTGGAGALLAKLIDRGISDEFIHQMQDLLDPGHAALCLLTNFADNEAALHELNRFDGTLIWSNLSPEAARTVNEAFARGDTEHSLPVTETDRSGRTEDGPTS